The following are encoded in a window of Bacillota bacterium genomic DNA:
- a CDS encoding response regulator transcription factor: MGLRVLIADDNPATAAYLKRVIEEVPGVEVISIAGDGKETIRQVEIYQPDVVFLDIDMPGMNGLDAARELAEMQPGLFFVFATAFPDFALEAFELYSFDYILKPFDEARIRRTVRRLKDRICKPQNRRNEFILIKSDKRKLVIHPEEILFIEGRRHKILIKTEKGEHLVPGKLGELERQLDPLGFFRCHKGYLVNLEKIREIVPSGQAYNIVLHSGDRVFLSREREKALLKRLGIE, encoded by the coding sequence GTGGGCCTGAGGGTGCTGATAGCCGATGACAACCCGGCTACCGCAGCGTACTTGAAGAGGGTGATCGAAGAGGTGCCTGGGGTCGAAGTGATTTCCATCGCCGGGGACGGCAAGGAGACCATCAGGCAGGTGGAAATTTATCAGCCCGATGTGGTGTTTCTGGATATCGATATGCCGGGAATGAACGGATTGGATGCAGCCAGGGAGCTGGCAGAAATGCAGCCGGGCCTCTTTTTCGTTTTCGCCACCGCCTTTCCCGATTTCGCCCTGGAAGCGTTTGAGCTGTATTCCTTTGACTACATTTTAAAGCCTTTCGATGAGGCAAGGATCCGAAGGACGGTCCGGCGCCTGAAGGATAGAATTTGCAAACCCCAGAACCGGCGCAATGAATTTATCTTAATCAAATCGGATAAGCGCAAGCTGGTGATTCACCCGGAAGAAATTCTTTTCATTGAAGGCCGCCGGCACAAAATTCTCATTAAAACGGAAAAAGGGGAACACCTTGTACCAGGTAAATTGGGCGAACTGGAACGGCAGCTTGATCCCCTTGGTTTCTTCAGGTGCCACAAGGGATATCTCGTTAATTTAGAAAAGATCAGGGAAATTGTCCCTTCAGGTCAGGCATATAACATTGTTCTGCACTCTGGCGACAGGGTTTTCTTAAGCCGGGAGCGAGAGAAAGCCCTGCTTAAAAGGCTCGGAATAGAGTAG
- a CDS encoding cyclic lactone autoinducer peptide has protein sequence MFKPLKTNLLRFASALLLLVAATGASTTCWFHWYQPKVPEKG, from the coding sequence ATGTTCAAACCGCTTAAGACAAATCTTCTGCGATTTGCTTCGGCCTTGCTCCTGCTCGTAGCGGCGACGGGAGCCAGCACCACTTGCTGGTTCCACTGGTATCAGCCGAAAGTGCCGGAAAAGGGATAA
- a CDS encoding transposase encodes MCRPQAPEHRGKTFPQNPKKFCLDHAKRIFYAGSHEEAEERFHAWKDAWEKIAPTAVACLEKDLQAVLQFYTQPKPLWKLLRSTNTIERTFKEFKRRTRQMESPEDCCLRCIFVISLNRTWSEKRIDGFLKMQQKVVA; translated from the coding sequence GTGTGTCGTCCACAAGCTCCGGAACATCGCGGCAAAACTTTCCCGCAAAATCCGAAAAAGTTTTGTCTCGACCACGCCAAGCGCATCTTTTATGCCGGCTCCCATGAAGAAGCTGAAGAACGCTTTCATGCCTGGAAAGATGCCTGGGAGAAAATAGCGCCTACAGCCGTAGCGTGCCTGGAAAAAGACCTGCAAGCAGTGCTTCAGTTCTATACCCAGCCCAAGCCGTTGTGGAAGCTCCTGCGCTCCACCAACACCATTGAACGCACCTTCAAGGAATTTAAAAGAAGGACAAGGCAGATGGAAAGCCCTGAGGACTGCTGCCTAAGGTGCATTTTTGTAATATCCCTGAATCGAACCTGGTCGGAAAAGAGGATTGATGGGTTCTTGAAAATGCAGCAGAAAGTGGTTGCCTAA
- a CDS encoding ABC transporter ATP-binding protein, translated as MPIIFIELFVVGIAVYLLLPKSWPLFLIIAILLSLYCYAVNSIRLMLQSAHVLTGDELFIRLGSRFKSRIPLPLVTAVERASPASLPKPDIAGIAVIRDGDCLYCLSRTSDVIRIMLSKQIMVKAPAAGSRSRQGLVREILINADEPEGFIERLTAITGSRQRPDPGVSGKNIVPGVGEERILVEQAMRTGLFEANSTPNLELKGLTRYYGDYPAVQDLSLQVFPGEIFGFLGANGAGKTTTIKMITGLLRPTAGTVLALGEDLWKPGAAVRRRIGYVPDSPLVYERLTAREHLTMAGCLYNLPQDRIKKRVEELLAILDLQNWADQMIATYSMGMQRKVSFALALLTDPEIIIVDELTNAFDAPTLADIKEILISLRNDGKTVFLSTHVMDVAEKLCDRVGIIHKGRLIALGKVEELCRAAGVEGGLEPLFLKLTGIQAKARGWTANGQLVDTGKK; from the coding sequence ATGCCGATCATTTTTATTGAACTGTTTGTAGTAGGGATCGCTGTCTATCTTTTATTGCCCAAAAGTTGGCCGCTTTTTCTGATCATTGCCATATTGCTTTCCTTATATTGCTATGCGGTTAACTCCATACGTTTAATGCTTCAATCTGCCCATGTTTTAACAGGCGACGAACTCTTCATCCGTTTGGGTTCGCGGTTTAAAAGCCGGATTCCGCTCCCGCTGGTGACTGCTGTTGAAAGGGCATCTCCGGCCTCGCTCCCCAAGCCCGATATCGCCGGCATTGCCGTTATCCGGGATGGAGATTGCCTGTATTGCCTCTCACGCACGAGCGATGTTATTCGGATCATGCTCTCAAAGCAGATCATGGTAAAAGCTCCGGCGGCGGGAAGCAGAAGCAGGCAGGGGTTGGTTCGGGAGATTTTGATCAACGCCGACGAGCCGGAGGGGTTTATCGAGAGACTAACTGCAATCACCGGTTCAAGGCAACGGCCCGATCCAGGAGTGTCCGGCAAAAACATAGTTCCTGGAGTTGGAGAAGAAAGAATATTAGTGGAACAAGCAATGAGAACCGGACTGTTTGAAGCAAACAGCACCCCTAACCTGGAGCTCAAGGGCCTGACCAGGTATTACGGTGATTACCCTGCCGTTCAAGACCTCTCTTTGCAGGTCTTTCCCGGCGAAATATTCGGCTTTCTCGGCGCAAATGGAGCAGGGAAGACCACCACCATCAAAATGATCACAGGCCTCCTGCGGCCGACGGCGGGAACGGTGCTGGCGCTGGGAGAGGATTTATGGAAACCGGGCGCGGCTGTTCGCCGTCGCATCGGATATGTTCCCGACTCACCGCTGGTTTATGAAAGGTTAACGGCAAGAGAGCACCTTACTATGGCAGGCTGCCTCTACAATCTGCCGCAGGACAGGATCAAGAAGAGAGTGGAAGAACTCCTGGCCATCCTTGACCTTCAGAATTGGGCCGATCAGATGATTGCAACCTATTCCATGGGAATGCAGCGCAAGGTCTCATTCGCTCTCGCCCTTCTTACCGATCCGGAGATTATTATTGTTGATGAACTTACCAATGCCTTCGATGCTCCAACTCTGGCCGATATCAAAGAAATTCTAATCAGTCTCAGAAACGACGGGAAAACGGTGTTTCTCTCCACCCATGTGATGGATGTTGCCGAAAAACTCTGCGATCGCGTGGGCATCATTCACAAGGGGCGGCTTATCGCCCTGGGCAAGGTGGAGGAGCTTTGCCGGGCGGCAGGGGTTGAAGGCGGTCTCGAGCCTTTGTTTTTAAAGCTTACCGGCATTCAGGCGAAAGCAAGGGGGTGGACTGCCAATGGGCAACTGGTGGACACTGGCAAAAAATAA